The stretch of DNA AAAAAATGGCGGTTGTAGATAATGGAAAATCTGCTATTACACATTTTCGTGTGATAGAACGATTCCCTGACTATACGTTTGTTGAGTGCCAGCTTGAGACTGGGAGAACCCACCAAATTCGGGTTCATATGCAATATATTGGTTTTCCGTTAGTGGGAGATCCGAAATATAGTCAACGTAAAACAATGAATGTAGATGGGCAAGCATTACATGCAAAAGAAATTGGATTTTATCATCCCAAAACAGGTGAATGGCTTGAGTTTGACGCGAATCCACCAGAAATATTTACAGAAGCGCTCAGCTTTATTCGTAAAATGTATTGACAGTTTAAGAATCTTTTGGAATAATACAAGAAGAACAGTTGAATAGAACCTTTAAAAAATAGTCCAGAGAGGCTAGAAAGGGATCGTATGTTACATGTAAAAGTATGCCCTTTTTCCTTTCTTGGAAAAGGGCATTTTTAGATTGAGGTGAGATACGCAAATGAAAAAGAAAACGGAAATACTGGATGCAGCATCCATACAACGAGCACTAACAAGAATGTCTCATGAAATATTGGAAAAAAATAAAGGTGGAGAAAATCTCGTCTTGATTGGAATAAAAACAAGAGGTGTTCCACTAGCAAAGCGTATCCAGCAGAAAATTAAGCAAATCGAATCTATTGAGGTTCCTTTAGGTGAATTAGATATTACCATGTATCGAGATGATCTTGACAAAGTATCTGAACAAGAGGACCCGAAGATTAACTCTGTTTCAATTGGAATGGATATAACCGATAAACATGTTATTTTGATAGATGATGTATTATTTACTGGAAGAACGGTTCGAGCAGCAATGGATGCTGTTATGGACGTTGGTCGCCCCTCTACAATCCAGCTTGGTTCACTCGTGGATAGAGGGCATCGTGAGTTACCTATCCGTGCTGATTATGTTGGGAAGAACATACCAACATCGGATCGAGAAATTGTTGTTGTTCAACTAAGTGAACAAGATCAAGAAGATCGTGTATCTTTATATGAAAAATAAATATGTTCAGCTTTTAATCAAATCCTGAGAGGTTTGGAAGGTTGTTTTTGGCTACGTATATCTTTGGATACCTATATATTCCAGGATACGTATAGCTCTCTGCAACCATTTTGCAGAGAGCTTTTTTTATAACTAAATCTTCGTTATTACGGATACATGAAGGAGGAAGTCGATGAGACATTTTATTTCTGTTAATCAATTGGAAGCCGATGAAATGTATCAAATAATACGAAAAGCAAATGAATTAAGAGACCGACCAAATCAATTAAATCGCCAATTATTTGCTGGTAATCTGTTTTTTGAACCGAGTACTCGAACAAAAATGAGTTTTTCAGTTGCGGAACGAAAGTTAGGTGTGGAGATATTGGATTTCCATACAGAAGCATCGAGTTTGGCAAAAGGTGAATCGTTATATGATACAGCAAAAACATTTGAAGCGATTGGGGCTAATTTCTTAGTAATAAGACATCCTTCAGATCAATGGATAAGTGAATTGGAGCAGGGAGGAAAATTAAACATACCAGTCATTAATGCTGGTTCTGGCAAAGAAGAACATCCAACTCAATGTTTGCTTGATCTACTAACGATGTATCAAGAGTTTGGTTCAATTAAAGGGTTGAAGGTTGTGATTGCTGGAGATATAAAACATAGTCGAGTAGCTAAATCCAATGCAATGGCGCTTACGAAACTAGGTGCGAAAGTAATTTTTAGTGCCGCACCAGG from Oceanobacillus iheyensis HTE831 encodes:
- the pyrR gene encoding bifunctional pyr operon transcriptional regulator/uracil phosphoribosyltransferase PyrR, with product MKKKTEILDAASIQRALTRMSHEILEKNKGGENLVLIGIKTRGVPLAKRIQQKIKQIESIEVPLGELDITMYRDDLDKVSEQEDPKINSVSIGMDITDKHVILIDDVLFTGRTVRAAMDAVMDVGRPSTIQLGSLVDRGHRELPIRADYVGKNIPTSDREIVVVQLSEQDQEDRVSLYEK
- a CDS encoding aspartate carbamoyltransferase catalytic subunit; the encoded protein is MRHFISVNQLEADEMYQIIRKANELRDRPNQLNRQLFAGNLFFEPSTRTKMSFSVAERKLGVEILDFHTEASSLAKGESLYDTAKTFEAIGANFLVIRHPSDQWISELEQGGKLNIPVINAGSGKEEHPTQCLLDLLTMYQEFGSIKGLKVVIAGDIKHSRVAKSNAMALTKLGAKVIFSAAPGFEDHTLDYPYLTMDEAIEEADVLMLLRIQHERHLHKAETSDYLSLYGLTKERYKKLQDHAILMHPAPINRGVEIDTNLVESEKSRIFKQMSNGVYVRMAIIMHVLSEWGIIHENNLIKRKSLTAI